In Streptomyces sp. NBC_01439, the following are encoded in one genomic region:
- a CDS encoding cobalamin biosynthesis protein CobG: MPQPPSAASRDEPVIRERGDACPGALRLHAADDGFLARVRLPGGLLTVEQASALALAADRFGDGHLELTSRGNVQLRGLADGCGGGLAELLDGAGLLPAPSHERVRNIVATPLSGLDGPEGPEGLDRPDALARAMEFDRLLCASPWAAALSGRFLFAFDDGRGDVAALGPDVTVLGRPDDRALVRLGRTPDAVELAGRDTPGAALAAARYFLDAAAAAGTQAWRVSELPAEHALKATEFARRLDTAGIAATPVGAVDWPYAAPPRPSGAGGHDGATLCVLPPLGRLDTAQWRLLAQVADGGSGQLRVTPWRSVIVPGARADGAARIEDAGLVITPDSAWESVTACTGRPGCAKSRADVRADARAVADRARGPLPVHWSGCERRCGHPRGTAWVDLVATGSGYRLAAPGRPEHEDVRPCDLAAALADARTDPDVVKK, translated from the coding sequence ATGCCCCAGCCCCCTTCAGCCGCATCGCGGGACGAACCCGTCATACGGGAGCGTGGTGACGCCTGCCCGGGCGCGCTGCGGCTGCACGCGGCGGACGACGGGTTCCTGGCGCGGGTCCGGCTGCCGGGCGGGCTGCTCACCGTGGAGCAGGCGTCGGCGCTGGCGCTCGCCGCCGACCGGTTCGGGGACGGGCACCTGGAGCTGACCTCGCGCGGCAACGTGCAGCTGCGCGGACTGGCCGACGGGTGCGGCGGCGGGCTCGCGGAGCTGCTGGACGGGGCCGGGCTGCTCCCCGCGCCGAGCCACGAGCGGGTACGGAACATCGTGGCGACGCCCCTGTCCGGCCTGGACGGGCCGGAGGGCCCGGAGGGCCTGGACCGGCCCGACGCGCTGGCCCGGGCCATGGAGTTCGACCGGCTGCTGTGTGCGAGCCCCTGGGCGGCCGCGCTGTCCGGACGCTTCCTGTTCGCCTTCGACGACGGGCGCGGCGACGTGGCCGCGCTCGGCCCCGACGTGACCGTCCTCGGCCGCCCCGACGACCGGGCGCTGGTCAGGCTCGGCCGGACCCCCGACGCCGTGGAGCTCGCCGGCCGGGACACCCCCGGGGCGGCACTTGCGGCCGCCCGGTACTTCCTCGACGCCGCCGCCGCGGCCGGTACCCAGGCCTGGCGGGTCTCCGAACTGCCCGCCGAACACGCCCTGAAAGCAACCGAGTTCGCACGGCGCCTCGATACCGCCGGGATCGCCGCGACGCCGGTCGGCGCCGTGGACTGGCCGTACGCCGCGCCGCCCCGGCCGTCCGGCGCCGGCGGGCACGACGGCGCCACCCTGTGCGTACTGCCCCCGCTCGGCCGGCTCGACACCGCGCAGTGGCGCCTCCTGGCGCAGGTCGCGGACGGGGGGAGCGGCCAACTGCGCGTCACCCCGTGGCGCAGCGTCATCGTGCCCGGGGCCCGTGCCGACGGCGCCGCCCGCATCGAGGACGCCGGGCTGGTCATCACCCCCGACAGCGCCTGGGAGTCCGTCACCGCCTGTACCGGCCGGCCCGGTTGTGCGAAGTCCCGCGCGGACGTGCGCGCCGACGCGCGGGCCGTCGCCGACCGGGCGCGCGGTCCGCTGCCCGTGCACTGGTCCGGCTGCGAGCGCCGCTGCGGGCATCCGCGCGGCACCGCCTGGGTGGACCTGGTGGCCACCGGCTCCGGATACCGGCTCGCCGCGCCCGGCCGCCCCGAACACGAGGACGTACGGCCCTGTGATCTTGCCGCGGCACTCGCGGACGCCCGCACCGACCCCGACGTAGTGAAGAAATGA
- the cobN gene encoding cobaltochelatase subunit CobN, which yields MILLLSTSDTDLLSARAANTADGPVPYRFANPSRLPLDDLPGLLDGADLVVVRLLGGLRAWQDGLDLLLAPDQTRPVVVLTGEQAPDAQLMEASTVPIGIAAEAHGYLAHGGPANLEQLARFLSDTVLLTGHGFEPPAAAPTWGPLERTPGTTTGPRVAVLYYRAHQMSGNTSFVHALCDAIEAHDARALPLYVSSLRSPEPELIAALESADAVVTTVLAAGGTKPATASAGGDDESWDAGALAGLGVPILQALCLTGSRSAWEENDEGLSPLDAATQVAVPEFDGRLITVPFSFKELDDDGLPAYVADPERAARVAGIAVRHARLRHIERRDKKVALVLSAYPTKHSRIGNAVGLDTPASAVELLRTLIAGGYDFGPTEEIPGLVSGDGDELIRALIEAGGHDQDWLTEEQLARNPVRIPAADYKRWFAELPAELRDSVTEHWGEAPGNMFVDRSANPEGDIVLAALRRGNLLILIQPPRGFGENPIAIYHDPDLPPSHHYLAAYRWIQARAEDGGFGADAMIHLGKHGNLEWLPGKNAGLSAACAPDAALGDLPLIYPFLVNDPGEGTQAKRRVHATLVDHLVPPMARAESYGDIARLEQHLDEYAQISAMDPAKLPAIRAQIWTLIQAAKLHHDLGLEERPDDDGFDDFLLHVDGWLCEVKDAQIRDGLHVLGGAPTGEARVNLVLAILRARQIWGGTTALPGLREALGLDESKATRTSADEVEAQARALVQAMEDANWSLDAVSTVAADHPADVAAVLSFAAREVVPRLAGTTDEIAHVVAALDGRFVPAGPSGSPLRGLVNVLPTGRNFYSVDPKAVPSRLAWETGQALADSLLSRYRTDNGEWPASVGLSLWGTSAMRTSGDDVAEALSLLGVRPVWDEASRRVTGLEPIPLDELGRPRIDVTLRISGFFRDAFPHVIGLLDDAVRLAASLDEPADQNFVRAHAQADLAEHGDERRATTRIFGSRPGTYGAGILQLIDSRDWRTDADLAEVYTVWGGYAYGRGLEGRPARDEMETAYKRITVAAKNTDTREHDIADSDDYFQYHGGMVATVRALRGTAPEAYIGDSTRPETVKTRTLVEETSRVFRARVVNPKWIEAMRRHGYKGAFELAATVDYLFGYDATTGVVADWMYDKLTETYVLDPTNRAFLEEANPWALHGIAERLLEAESRGMWEKPDPQVLESLRQVYLDTEGNLEGEAE from the coding sequence ATGATCCTGCTGCTGTCGACGTCCGACACCGATCTGCTCAGCGCCCGCGCGGCGAACACGGCGGACGGACCCGTCCCGTACCGGTTCGCGAACCCCTCCCGTCTCCCCCTCGACGACCTCCCCGGCCTCCTCGACGGGGCCGACCTGGTCGTCGTACGCCTCCTCGGCGGCCTCCGCGCCTGGCAGGACGGCCTCGACCTGCTCCTCGCCCCCGACCAGACCCGTCCGGTCGTGGTCCTGACCGGCGAGCAGGCCCCGGACGCCCAGCTCATGGAGGCCTCCACGGTCCCCATCGGCATCGCGGCCGAGGCGCACGGCTACCTCGCCCACGGCGGCCCGGCCAACCTGGAGCAGCTGGCCCGCTTCCTGTCCGACACGGTGCTGCTGACCGGCCACGGCTTCGAGCCCCCCGCCGCCGCGCCCACCTGGGGCCCGCTGGAGCGCACGCCCGGGACCACCACGGGCCCGCGGGTCGCCGTGCTGTACTACCGCGCCCACCAGATGAGCGGGAACACTTCCTTCGTGCACGCCCTGTGCGACGCGATCGAGGCCCACGACGCCCGGGCGCTGCCCCTGTACGTGTCCTCCCTGCGCTCCCCCGAGCCGGAGCTGATCGCCGCGCTGGAGTCGGCCGACGCGGTCGTCACCACCGTCCTCGCGGCCGGCGGCACCAAGCCCGCCACCGCCTCGGCGGGCGGCGACGACGAGTCCTGGGACGCGGGCGCGCTCGCCGGCCTCGGAGTGCCGATCCTGCAGGCCCTGTGCCTGACCGGGTCGCGCTCCGCCTGGGAGGAGAACGACGAGGGCCTGTCCCCGCTGGACGCCGCCACGCAGGTCGCGGTGCCCGAGTTCGACGGCCGTCTGATCACCGTCCCGTTCTCCTTCAAGGAGCTCGACGACGACGGCCTGCCCGCCTACGTGGCCGACCCCGAGCGGGCCGCCCGGGTCGCGGGCATCGCCGTGCGCCACGCCCGCCTGCGGCACATCGAACGCCGCGACAAGAAGGTCGCGCTGGTCCTCTCCGCGTACCCGACCAAGCACTCCCGCATCGGCAACGCGGTCGGCCTGGACACCCCGGCCAGCGCCGTGGAGCTGCTGCGCACCCTCATCGCCGGCGGTTACGACTTCGGGCCGACCGAGGAGATCCCGGGCCTGGTCTCGGGCGACGGCGACGAGCTGATCCGCGCCCTGATCGAGGCCGGCGGCCACGACCAGGACTGGCTGACCGAGGAGCAGCTGGCCCGCAACCCGGTCCGGATCCCGGCCGCCGACTACAAGCGCTGGTTCGCCGAGCTCCCGGCCGAGCTGCGCGACAGCGTCACCGAGCACTGGGGCGAGGCCCCGGGCAACATGTTCGTGGACCGCTCCGCGAACCCGGAGGGTGACATCGTGCTCGCGGCGCTGCGCCGCGGGAACCTCCTCATCCTGATCCAGCCGCCGCGCGGCTTCGGCGAGAACCCGATCGCGATCTACCACGACCCGGACCTGCCGCCCTCGCACCACTACCTGGCGGCGTACCGGTGGATCCAGGCGCGCGCCGAGGACGGCGGCTTCGGCGCCGACGCGATGATCCACCTGGGCAAGCACGGCAACCTGGAGTGGCTGCCGGGCAAGAACGCGGGCCTGTCCGCCGCGTGCGCGCCGGACGCCGCCCTCGGCGACCTGCCCCTCATCTACCCGTTCCTGGTCAACGACCCGGGCGAGGGCACGCAGGCCAAGCGCCGCGTGCACGCCACGCTGGTCGACCACCTGGTGCCGCCGATGGCGCGCGCGGAGTCGTACGGCGACATCGCGCGCCTGGAGCAGCACCTGGACGAGTACGCGCAGATCTCCGCGATGGACCCGGCGAAGCTGCCGGCCATCCGCGCCCAGATCTGGACCCTGATCCAGGCCGCGAAGCTCCACCACGACCTGGGTCTGGAGGAGCGTCCGGACGACGACGGCTTCGACGACTTCCTGCTGCACGTCGACGGTTGGCTGTGCGAGGTCAAGGACGCCCAGATCCGTGACGGTCTGCACGTGCTCGGCGGCGCGCCGACCGGAGAGGCCCGGGTCAACCTGGTCCTCGCGATCCTGCGCGCCCGGCAGATCTGGGGCGGTACGACGGCCCTTCCGGGTCTGCGCGAGGCGCTCGGCCTGGACGAGTCCAAGGCCACCCGCACCTCGGCGGACGAGGTCGAGGCGCAGGCCCGCGCCCTGGTCCAGGCGATGGAGGACGCGAACTGGTCCCTGGACGCCGTGTCGACGGTCGCGGCGGACCACCCGGCGGACGTCGCGGCGGTCCTGTCCTTCGCGGCCCGCGAGGTGGTCCCGCGCCTGGCCGGGACCACGGACGAGATCGCCCATGTGGTCGCGGCCCTGGACGGCCGTTTCGTCCCGGCGGGCCCCTCGGGTTCGCCGCTGCGCGGCCTGGTGAACGTCCTGCCGACCGGCCGCAACTTCTACTCGGTCGACCCGAAGGCCGTCCCCTCCCGCCTGGCGTGGGAGACGGGCCAGGCCCTGGCAGATTCCCTCCTGAGCCGCTACCGCACCGACAACGGCGAGTGGCCGGCCTCGGTCGGTCTGTCCCTGTGGGGCACGAGCGCGATGCGCACCTCCGGCGACGACGTCGCCGAGGCCCTCTCCCTGCTGGGCGTCCGCCCGGTCTGGGACGAGGCCTCGCGCCGCGTCACCGGCCTGGAGCCGATCCCGCTCGATGAGCTCGGCCGCCCGCGCATCGACGTGACGCTGCGCATCTCGGGCTTCTTCCGGGACGCGTTCCCGCACGTCATCGGCCTGCTGGACGACGCGGTGCGGCTCGCGGCGTCCCTGGACGAGCCCGCCGACCAGAACTTCGTCCGGGCCCACGCCCAGGCGGACCTGGCCGAGCACGGTGACGAGCGCCGCGCGACGACCCGTATCTTCGGCTCGCGCCCGGGCACATACGGGGCCGGCATCCTGCAGCTGATCGACTCCCGCGACTGGCGTACGGACGCCGACCTCGCGGAGGTCTACACGGTGTGGGGCGGCTACGCGTACGGCCGGGGCCTGGAGGGCCGCCCCGCCCGGGACGAGATGGAGACGGCCTACAAGCGGATCACGGTCGCGGCGAAGAACACGGACACCCGCGAGCACGACATCGCGGACTCGGACGACTACTTCCAGTACCACGGCGGCATGGTGGCCACGGTCCGCGCCCTGCGCGGCACCGCCCCCGAGGCCTACATCGGTGACTCCACCCGCCCGGAGACGGTCAAGACCCGCACCCTGGTCGAGGAGACCAGCCGCGTCTTCCGTGCCCGCGTCGTGAACCCCAAGTGGATCGAGGCGATGCGCCGCCACGGCTACAAGGGCGCCTTCGAGCTCGCGGCGACGGTGGACTACCTCTTCGGCTACGACGCCACGACGGGCGTGGTCGCGGACTGGATGTACGACAAGCTCACCGAGACGTACGTCCTGGACCCGACGAACCGCGCCTTCCTGGAGGAGGCCAACCCCTGGGCCCTGCACGGCATCGCGGAGCGCCTGCTGGAGGCCGAGTCGCGCGGCATGTGGGAGAAGCCGGACCCGCAGGTCCTCGAATCGCTGCGCCAGGTGTACCTGGACACGGAGGGCAACCTGGAGGGCGAGGCGGAGTAG
- a CDS encoding precorrin-2 C(20)-methyltransferase, with protein sequence MSDIAKGRLYGVGLGPGDPSLMTLRAVEVIAEADVVAYHSARHGRSIARSIAAKHLRAEHVEEPLVYPVTTETTDHPGGYQGAMEEFYEAAAARLAAHLDAGRTVAVLAEGDPLFYSSYMHMHKRLADRYETEVIPGVTSVSAAAARLGTPLVEGEEVLTILPGTLPEEELTARLAATDSAVVMKLGRTFPAVRGAMESSGRLAEARYVERATMAGERTGLLADTDADGVPYFAVAVVPSRIGNPGSVPSGPGEVVVVGTGPAGPLWLTPQTRRALADAEVLVGYTTYLDRVPVKPGQVRHGSDNKVESERAEFALDLARRGKRVAVVSGGDPGVFAMATAVLEVAGQAEYEDVPVRVLPGVTAANAAAAAAGAPLGHDYATISLSDRLKPWEVIAERLRAAATADLVLALYNPGSRSRTWQVAQARELLLELRSPTTPVVVARDVGGPEQSVRIVALAELEPSEVDMRTILLIGSSQTQVTERADGSRITWTPRRYP encoded by the coding sequence ATGAGCGACATCGCCAAGGGCCGGCTGTACGGGGTCGGACTCGGCCCCGGCGACCCGTCGCTGATGACCCTGCGCGCCGTCGAGGTGATCGCCGAGGCCGATGTCGTGGCCTACCACAGCGCCCGCCACGGCCGTTCCATCGCCCGCTCGATCGCGGCGAAGCACCTGCGCGCCGAACACGTCGAGGAACCGCTGGTCTACCCGGTCACCACCGAAACCACCGACCACCCCGGCGGCTACCAGGGCGCGATGGAGGAGTTCTACGAGGCCGCCGCGGCCCGCCTGGCCGCGCACCTGGACGCCGGCCGGACCGTCGCCGTGCTCGCGGAGGGCGACCCGCTCTTCTACAGCTCGTACATGCACATGCACAAGCGGCTCGCGGACCGCTACGAGACCGAGGTCATCCCCGGCGTCACCTCCGTGAGCGCCGCCGCCGCCCGGCTCGGCACCCCGCTCGTGGAGGGCGAGGAGGTGCTGACCATCCTCCCCGGCACCCTGCCCGAGGAAGAGCTCACCGCCCGCCTCGCCGCCACCGACTCGGCGGTCGTGATGAAGCTCGGCCGGACCTTCCCGGCCGTGCGCGGCGCGATGGAGAGCAGCGGCCGGCTCGCCGAGGCCCGCTACGTCGAGCGGGCCACCATGGCGGGCGAGCGCACCGGCCTCCTCGCCGACACCGACGCCGACGGCGTGCCGTACTTCGCCGTCGCCGTGGTCCCCAGCCGCATCGGCAACCCGGGCAGCGTGCCGTCCGGCCCCGGCGAGGTCGTCGTCGTGGGCACCGGCCCGGCCGGCCCGCTGTGGCTCACCCCGCAGACGCGGCGCGCGCTCGCCGACGCCGAGGTGCTGGTCGGCTACACCACCTACCTGGACCGGGTGCCCGTCAAGCCGGGTCAGGTCCGGCACGGCTCCGACAACAAGGTGGAGTCGGAGCGCGCCGAGTTCGCCCTCGACCTCGCCCGGCGCGGCAAGCGGGTGGCCGTGGTCTCCGGCGGCGACCCCGGTGTCTTCGCCATGGCCACGGCGGTCCTGGAGGTGGCCGGGCAGGCGGAGTACGAGGACGTGCCGGTACGGGTCCTGCCGGGGGTGACCGCGGCCAACGCGGCGGCCGCCGCGGCCGGCGCCCCGCTCGGCCACGACTACGCCACCATCTCGCTCTCGGACCGGCTCAAGCCCTGGGAGGTCATCGCGGAGCGGCTGCGCGCGGCCGCCACGGCCGACCTGGTGCTCGCCCTCTACAACCCCGGCTCGCGCAGCCGGACCTGGCAGGTGGCCCAGGCCCGCGAACTGCTGCTGGAACTGCGCTCGCCCACCACCCCGGTGGTCGTCGCGCGCGACGTGGGCGGCCCCGAGCAGTCGGTACGGATCGTAGCGCTCGCCGAACTGGAGCCGTCCGAGGTCGACATGCGCACGATCCTGCTGATCGGGTCTTCGCAGACGCAGGTCACCGAGCGGGCCGACGGGTCGAGGATCACCTGGACGCCGCGCCGCTACCCGTGA
- a CDS encoding precorrin-8X methylmutase, translating to MSEYTVFEYEKDGAAIYRQSFATIRAEADLSGLPDTVAQVAVRMIHACGMTDLPQDLGYTPEVVLRARAALEVGAPILCDVQMVASGVTRKRLPADNDVICTLSDPAVPELAAKMGTTRSAAALEVWRDRGLLEGSVIAVGNAPTALFRLLEMIEEGAPRPAAVIGVPVGFIGAAESKDALAAHPSGLDHLIVRGRRGGSAMAAAAVNAIASVAE from the coding sequence ATGAGCGAGTACACCGTGTTTGAGTACGAGAAGGACGGCGCGGCCATCTACCGCCAGTCCTTTGCCACGATCCGCGCCGAGGCGGACCTCTCCGGGCTGCCCGACACGGTTGCCCAGGTCGCGGTGCGCATGATCCACGCCTGCGGGATGACCGACCTCCCGCAGGACCTCGGGTACACCCCCGAGGTCGTGCTGCGCGCCCGCGCGGCGCTGGAGGTGGGCGCGCCGATCCTGTGCGACGTCCAGATGGTCGCCAGCGGTGTCACCCGCAAGCGCCTGCCCGCCGACAACGACGTGATCTGCACGCTCTCCGACCCGGCCGTACCGGAGCTCGCCGCCAAGATGGGCACCACGCGCAGCGCCGCCGCCCTGGAGGTCTGGCGCGACCGCGGCCTGCTGGAGGGTTCGGTCATCGCCGTCGGCAATGCGCCGACCGCGCTGTTCCGACTGCTGGAGATGATCGAGGAGGGCGCCCCGCGCCCCGCCGCCGTCATCGGCGTCCCCGTCGGCTTCATCGGCGCCGCCGAGTCCAAAGACGCCCTCGCCGCCCACCCCTCGGGGCTCGACCACCTGATCGTGCGCGGCCGGCGCGGCGGCAGTGCGATGGCCGCGGCCGCCGTCAACGCCATTGCGAGCGTGGCCGAATGA
- a CDS encoding cobalt-precorrin-6A reductase: MCAEPAPLPAHHVLILGGTTEARRLAEALAPDPSCHVTTSLAGRVASPVLPPGDTRIGGFGGIAGLAAWIVDHDVTRVVDATHPFAERMSFHAAEAQALTGVPLVALRRPGWTPGPGDDWTFVDSLVEAADRLPGLGSRAFLTTGRMGLHAFAHLADTWFLVRSVDPPAAPVPPRLEVLLARGPFTLDDERELIARHRIDVLVTKDSGGSATAPKLTAAREAGIPVLVVRRPAVPEGVPETDSIEVVLDWLGTSR, translated from the coding sequence ATGTGTGCTGAACCGGCCCCCCTCCCCGCCCACCACGTCCTGATCCTCGGCGGCACGACCGAGGCCCGTCGCCTCGCGGAGGCGCTGGCCCCCGACCCGTCCTGTCACGTGACCACCTCGCTCGCGGGCCGGGTCGCCTCGCCCGTGCTCCCGCCGGGCGATACCCGGATCGGCGGCTTCGGCGGTATCGCGGGCCTCGCGGCCTGGATCGTCGACCACGACGTCACCCGTGTCGTCGACGCCACCCACCCGTTCGCGGAGCGGATGAGTTTCCACGCCGCGGAGGCGCAGGCGCTCACGGGGGTGCCGCTGGTGGCGCTGCGGCGCCCCGGCTGGACGCCGGGGCCGGGAGACGACTGGACCTTCGTGGACTCGCTCGTCGAGGCAGCCGACCGGCTGCCCGGCCTCGGCTCGCGCGCGTTCCTGACCACCGGCCGGATGGGCCTGCACGCCTTCGCGCACCTCGCCGACACCTGGTTCCTGGTGCGTTCGGTGGACCCTCCGGCGGCGCCGGTGCCGCCGCGCCTGGAAGTCCTGCTCGCCCGCGGTCCGTTCACCCTGGACGACGAGCGGGAGCTGATCGCCCGGCACCGGATCGACGTGCTGGTGACGAAGGACAGCGGCGGCTCGGCCACCGCCCCCAAGCTCACCGCGGCCCGCGAGGCCGGCATCCCGGTCCTCGTGGTGCGCCGCCCGGCCGTCCCGGAGGGCGTACCGGAGACCGACTCGATCGAGGTCGTCCTGGACTGGCTGGGCACGAGCCGCTAG
- a CDS encoding 3'-5' exonuclease, protein MDSTGTERLLNVVDVEATCWAGDQPPDAVSEIIEVGLTVVDLAAGERLARRRILVRPVRSRVSGFCTELTGLTQDEVDGGVSFTEACRLLAAEHRAGFHPWASWGDYDRHQFTRQCRATRTPYPFGRHHINAKAAFTDAYGLRKRPGMAQALEIAGLRLEGRHHRGEDDAWNIAALVLHLSERGDWPDPR, encoded by the coding sequence ATGGACAGCACCGGGACAGAGCGCCTCCTGAACGTTGTGGACGTCGAAGCCACCTGTTGGGCTGGCGACCAGCCGCCGGACGCGGTCAGCGAGATCATCGAGGTCGGGCTGACCGTCGTCGACCTGGCCGCCGGGGAGCGTCTCGCCCGCCGTCGGATCCTGGTGCGGCCCGTCCGGTCCAGGGTCAGTGGGTTCTGCACCGAGCTGACAGGCCTCACCCAGGACGAGGTCGACGGAGGGGTCAGCTTCACCGAGGCATGCCGACTACTGGCGGCCGAGCACCGCGCGGGGTTCCACCCATGGGCAAGTTGGGGTGACTACGACCGTCACCAGTTCACCCGGCAGTGCCGGGCCACCCGGACGCCCTACCCATTCGGTCGACACCACATCAATGCCAAGGCGGCCTTCACCGACGCGTACGGTCTGCGCAAACGCCCCGGCATGGCGCAGGCCCTGGAGATCGCCGGGCTGCGGCTGGAAGGCCGTCACCATCGAGGCGAGGACGACGCCTGGAACATCGCCGCCCTCGTTCTCCACCTGTCCGAGCGGGGCGACTGGCCCGATCCGCGCTGA